A stretch of DNA from Actinomycetota bacterium:
CCATCTCCAGCAGCCTTCGCGCCGCACTCGCCGGATTCACGAAGTTGTACGCAGACGAGTACGCGGGACGAGGCATCCGGATGAACAACGTTCTCCCCGGGTTCATCGACAGCTACCCGCAAACGGCGGAGAACGTCGCTCGGATCCCGGCCGGCCGGTACGGTACCGTCGCGGAGGTCGCCAAGACGGTCCGTTTCCTCCTCTCCGACGACGCCGGATACATCACCGGGCAGAACATCCGCGTCGACGGCGGCATCACAAGATCGGTCTGAGCAGTGGCGTACGACATCGTCATCGTCGGTGGCAGCGCAATGGGTGCCGCCACGGCCTACTACCTGCTGAGTCGCGAACCGTCGATGTCGGTCGCGGTCATCGAGAAGGATCCGACGTATCGATACGCGTCGACCGTGCTCTCGGACGGCAACATTCGTATCCAGTTCAACCTCGAGGAGAACATTCGGATCTCGCAATACGGAATGGAGGTCTTCGAGACGTTCGCCGATGACATGGAGGTCGATGGCGTCCGGCCCGAGATCTCCATGCGCAAGCAGGGGAACCTGTTCCTCGTCGATGCGGAGACCAGGAGCGCAGCAGAACAAGGCATCGGACTCCAGCAGGATCTCGGATGCGCGGTCGAGTGGCTGACCGCGGATCAGATCGCCGATGCATACCCGCCGTTCGTCGGTCCACAGATCATCGGTGGGACGCTCGGACGCCTCGATGGCAGCGTCGATCCGAACGCCGTATTGCAGGGATATCGCAAGAAATCGATCTCGTTGGGCGCCGACTTCATGACCGGAGAAGTCACCAGTCTGAACGGTGACGGCAACAGAATCCAGGGAGTCACGCTGGCATCCGGAGATGCGATTGCGGCCGGTGTCGTGGTCAATGCCACTGGAGCGTGGGCTCGCGATCTCCTCTCGACCATCGGAATCGACCTGCCGGTCATTCCGGTGATGCGACACGTTCATGTGGTCGAGAGTCCGATTCTCTCGACAGGACTGCCGAGCGCCTTCCTGCCATCGGGGCTCTACCTCATCCCCGAGCACGGCGGCACATGGCTCATGGCCTGGTCACAGCCGGATGACCCGGTCGGGTTCGACTTCTCCGTGCATCAACACCGCTTCTACGACATCATCTGGCCGCATCTCGTCGAGCAGCTTCCCGCTTTCGACCGGCTGCACGTCGTTGGTGGGTGGGCAGGCCTCTACGCGGTCAACACCCTCGATGGAAACGCGATCCTCGGCGAGTGGCCCGAGATGCGAGGTCTGTATCTCGCCAACGGCTTCTCGGGACACGGATTCCAGCAGTGTCCCGCCGTCGGCCGCTACCTTTCCGAACTCATCCTCGGCCAGGAGCCGAGCCTCGATCTCTCGCGACTTGGACCACAACGAATCCTCGAAGCCAGCCCACTGTTCGAGCACGCCGGCCGCATCATCTGAACACGTGAGCGGAGGCAACAAGCCGTCTCACGCGGCAACGTTCATCGGTAGCCTCCGGCAAGAGGAGGTCCAGGCAGGTGCCCTGGAGAAACCATGACCACGTTACGCAATGCTGCAGACGATTTCCTGGCACAACGAAGGATCGCCGTTGCGGGCGTCTCGAGAACACCCGAAGGGGGCCACAGCGGCAACGGCATCTACCGGCGGCTCCGGGACCGCGGGTATGAGGTCTTCGCAGTCAACCCGAATGCCGATCAGGTCGAGGGAGATCCTTGTTACCACAGCCTCGCGTCGATCCCGGGTGGAGTGGACGCCGTCGTTGTCGCCACGACCCCACAGGCAGCCGAGGATGTCGTGCGAGACTGCGCCGAGCTGGGCATCACGCGAGTGTGGCTCCACCGATCGCTCGGCAAGGGCAGCGTCTCGGAAGCTGCAGTCGAGTACGGCCGACGGCACGGCGTCCCGGTGATTGCCGGCGGATGCCCCCTGATGTTCCCGCCTGCGGCAGACCCGGCACACCGGATCATGCGCTCCGTCCTGAGCCTCACCGGTGCGGTACCCCGGAAGGTCCAGGACATCGAGCAGTAGCCGCCACGTCCGCTTTACGGTCTCGCATCACTGGTCACGTCGCGATGCGAAGTACCCGATACCAGGTGCCGGGCGCCAACATCACTCCGCAGACGCCTGGTGGCCTACGCCAACCACACTTCGCCGCCGAGTCTGATCTCCACCGGGGACTCGAGGTGTTCCATCGCGGTGATGAACCCCCGGGTTCCTGATCCGAGGAACGCGAGCTCCTCCTGCAGCTCCCCGGCGGGTGCATCCGGCCGACCGATCAGGAAGCGGGTGAACGGAATGCACGGCTCTGCAACCCGCAGCCCGGACAGCTCGACGCCGCCGCCGGCGATGTCGAACACCAACCCGGCGGCGAGCTCATCGAGCGTCCAGATACGGTCGGTCTCTATGACGATGTTCTCCCCGGCGATGCCCAACGGTTGATCGCCGAACCGATCGGAGATCTTGCGATAGTGCGAGGTGAAGCCGATCGATACCGTGGAACGGGGGGCCCATCGGGTGCGCTGTGGATGCGACGCATGGTGCGCGTCGATCACCCACCCGCCGTCATGTGCGGCAAGCGTCCCTTCGCGAGTGAGCAGCAGCCGCTCCGAAGTAACCAGCGGCGACAGCTCATACACGCCGCTCCCTTTCAGGCGCCGGCGCTGCACCTGCAGCAGGGCAATGGACCCGACCCGTTCACGCAAGTGCCACACCTCGCTCTTCGTGGACGGCCTTGAGGACGTCCGGTCGGTCGGTCATCAGCCCATCCACTCCCAGATCGAGGAGGCGATGCATTTCGTCTGCCTCGTTGACCGTCCACACGTGCACGTGCTTGTTCGCCCTGTGGGCTGCACCGACGAACTTGTCGTCGACGATGGTGAGGCTTCCATACCGGACAGGGACCTGTAACGCCGCTGCGGGCGATCTCAGGCCGACACCGGCTCTCGACGCAACCCAGAATGCACGTGTCTCCCAGACGGCGCTCGACGTGAGCACCCGCCCTCCTGATGCCTTCCGTACGGAGCGCACCCAGCGGTCGTCGAAGCCGCCGACGATCACACGGTCCCACAGGTCGAGACGCTCCAGCAACGCAACGAGGGGTCCTTCGAGACCACCCTGCTTCAACTCGAGGGTGAGTCGGATATCCGGGAACGTCGTAACGATCTCCTCGAGCGCGGGGATGGTGATGCCCTGTCCCCGGTACGGCCATTCCCGATCGGCTCCGAATCGAAACGCGGCGTCGAGCGACTCGAGCTCTTCGAACGTGTAGTCCCAGACATCGCCGGTGCCGTCCGTTGTGCGATCGAGGTAGTCGTCGTGCAAGAGAACCACGACGCCGTCCTTGGTCAGGTGAAGGTCCGTCTCGAAGTACCGATAGCCGAGGTCGTAGGACTGTTGGAACGCAAATACGGTGTTCTCGGGCCACAGCAGACGCCCACCCCGATGGGAGAAAGCCGTCGGACGCACGGAGAAGAAGGGATGGGTCATCGCAAAAGAGTCTAGAAACGTCGTCGGTCGTCGGTCGGCAGCCGGCCATCAGTTGCGGACCACGCGTGGTCACGCGTCTTGCTGAGAACTGATGACCGATGAGTGAAAACCGAGCACCGGCCGGCGGTCGCTGGAAACTCGATACCCTTCTCCCGTGTTTGCCGTGTTCGCCATTCTCTCTGCCGTCACGTACGGCGCCGCCGATTTCCTCGGCGGCATGGCCTCGAAGCGCCACCAGGCCATGGGAGTGGTGGTGGTCTCACAGATGGTCGGGGCCGTGCTCCTCCTCGCGTTGCTCCCGGTCCTCGGACCGGCCGAGTACCGGCTCTCCGATTTCGGATGGGGGGCCGCAGCCGGGCTCATCGGCGGTACCGGGTTGATCTTCTTCTATCGGGGACTCTCCACAGGGCGGATGTCCGTCGCCGCCCCCTTGTCGGCTGTCACCACCGCCCTTGTTCCACTCACCTTCGGGCTCTTCATCGGAGATCGTCCCTCCACCGCGGCGACCATCGGGATCGTGGCCGCCCTCTCATCCATCGCACTCATCACCAGGGAGCGAACCCCCGACGAAGGCGAAACGCGCAACACCGGTGCCCTCGACGGATTCCTGGCGGGCATCGGCTTCGGAGCGTTCTTCATCCTGATCAGCAGGACAGACCCCACATCCGGAATCTGGCCGCTCATCGGTGCCCGCGCCGCCTCCATACCGTTCGTCGCGATCCTTGCCGCGAGCCTTGGAAGAAGGATCAGACCCACCCGGATGCTGGATAAGACGGTTGCGGGAGCCGGCGTGCTCGACATCGCTGCAAACGCCCTTTTCCTGTTGGCCGTCCGGGCCGGCTTGATCTCGCTGGCCTCGGTCGTGACGGCCCTCTACCCGGCTTCGACCATCGTTCTGGCGAGAGTGGTGCTGAAAGAACGACTCACGATGCCACGTCTCGCAGGGGTCGCACTCGCTTTGGCGGGGATCGCCCTCATCGCGACAGGTTGAGCGTGTCGACGACGAAATCGCCGTCCTTGAGAACCGCACCAACGAGGTCTGTGCCGGGCCGATAGACGAGGTGAACGGCTCGCGGAGCGTCCAGGACGATCATGTCCGCGACCGCGCCCTCGCCGATCCATCCCTTGCCCGTCTCCTCGATGGCCAACGCACCACCACGAGTTGCCGACCACAGTGCCTCCTCCGGCGTCAACCCCATTTCGAGGACGGCCAGCACCACCACGAGCGGCATACTCTCCACATAGGCGGTGCCCGGGTTGCAGTCCGTGGCGATGGCCACCGGAACGCCGGAATCCCAGAGCATCCTGCCGGGTGGCCGGGGAGTCCGCATCGCCAGAGCGACCGCGGGCAGGAGCACCGCAACGGTTCCTGCCCGACGCAAAGCCTCGACATCGCCGGGAGAGACATGGTCGAGATGGTCGGCACTGACTGCGCCCAGCTCGGCTGCCAGCGCCGCTCCGCCCGTGTGTGCGAGTTGCTCGACGTGCATGCGCGGCTGCAAACCGAAACGCCTGCCTGCCTCCAGAATCCGACGGGCCTCCTCGAGGGTGAACGCGGCGCTGTCACAGAACACGTCGCAGTAACGGGCGAACGGAGCGCAGGCCGGCAGCATCTCGTCTTCGATGAGCCGCACATACGCCTCCCGATCCTCCCGATACTCGGCAGGGACGACATGCGCACCGAGGAACGTCGGCACGACATCGATGGCATGAGTGTGCGCGAGCTTCGTGATGACCTCGAGCATCTTTCTCTCCGTGGGCGTATCGAGCCCGTACCCCGACTTGATCTCGGCCGTCGTCGTGCCCATCGCCAGCATCCGGTCGAGTCTTCGAGTTGCGGATGCGACGAGCTCTTCCATGTCGGCGACTCTGGTTGCTTCCACGGTCGAGCAGATGCCTCCGCCGGCCTCGAGGATTGCCTCGTAACTCTCTCCACGGAGCCGCCGGCCAAATTCGTCGGCCCGATCGCCGGCGAAGACACAATGGGTGTGCGCATCCACGAAGCCGGGGATCACCGCCCTTCCTCCAACGTCGATCCGATGCAGGGCGTCGACTTCGGACGGGAGGGCATCATCTGGTCCCGCCCAGGTGACAACGCCGTCGCTCACGACCACCGCCGCGTCGGGGACGACACGGCCGGCGGCGGGCGGGCCAAGGTCATTGGTGGTCAGCTCTCCAATGTTGCGAAGCACGAAATCCATGCCCTCATCCTTGCACGAGCTTTCAGGCGGGCTTAACACCCCTTTATCCGACGCTCACGCAGACTATCGAAGCCACTCCAAGGAGGAGACATGAAAGGAAAGCTTGCTGCCATCATTCTCGCCGCTGCGATCGGCATCCCGACCGTCGGCGCCGTCGCGGCGTTCACCGGGGACTCTCCGTCCACAGATGCCGTCACCGACACCACCCGGCCTCCCCAACAGTCGGACGGTACGGCGCTCGCCGTCCAGGATGCCGTCGCCCGGGACGCCGATCTGCAGCGAGCTTGCGGCGAGGACGGCCCCGCACTGGCAGCGAAAGAAGCCGCAGGCACGATCAGTCCGCTCGAACAAGCAGCCCTGGACGCACTGCGGCCGATCTGCGCGGACACGGAAAACCCCCTCCCCGTCGCTTCGGTGGCCGGTCGACCGACCCAGATCGTCACCGTCGTCGAAACGGTGAGTGCGACGCCGGCGCCTGCGCATGAGACCGAACGCGAAGACGACCACGAAGACGAGCGCGAAGACGACTGATGCGCGATCGTGCAATGATCATCGTGGCCACCATCTTCGCCGTGTTCGGATTCCTGACGGTGCGAAGCTACTCGGGTGTCCCATCTCCGGCGGTTGCCGTCGCATCTTCCGGGATGGTCGCCGAGGCCGCCGAGCCGGAGACCCCCAACGGCCTCAGCCCTGCCCTGTACCGCACCTTGCAGGCAGAGAACTCGGCATGGGTACTGCCCACCGACCGGGCCGAGCAACAGCTCCCCGCCTCGATCGTGCGGGTGCTGGAATCCCACAACGCGGTGCTGCGCGTCGCCGACGGGACGGCGAAGTGATCCGTAAACGTTTCTTTCCGTTGCGGGGCGTCAAGATCGTCGCCTGGACGTTTGCCGGGGTCGCCTGGGTAACCGCGATCCTCGCCAGTAGGGCAGCTGCGATACCACCGCCGTCTGCCGGCACACAGCCGATCGCCGTCGAGCAGAGTGCCCCCTCCTCACAGATCGCGGCGGTGCCGTCGCTTCCACAGAGTGGTCTCGTGATTGTCAAGGTAGGCCGTGCCAAGATCACTCCTCCGCCGACACAGATCATCCGCCGTGTCGTACAGGTGCCGACTCGTCAAACGTCCAAGGGATCGTGATGCAGTCGGTCTCGTTCGATGCGATGGGAACCAAGGTGACGGTCGTTCTGCCGTCGGATGCAAGCGTGACGGAAACGCGAAGGCTCTTCGATCAGGTCGAACAGGTCTGCAGCCGCTTCCTGAAGCACAGCGAGCTCGGCCGGCTGAATGACTCCTCGACGTCGACCGTGGAGGTGTCGCCCCTCCTGGCGGACATCTTCACCGTCGCCCAGGATCTTCGCAGCCGGACCGATCGTCTCGTCGACCCGGCCGTCGGCGGCCTCGTATCCGCATGGGGCTACGACAGAACGTTTCCGAAGGTCGTCGATCTCGCAGATCCGCCGAGCGATGTCGAACCGAACTTCTGGTGGCATATCGACGGCTCCACGCTGTGGAAGGCACCGGGTGTTCGTTTCGACCTCGGTGGCATCGCCAAGGGCTGGACGGCAGATGTGGCGGTTGAACGCGGACTCGCGACCATCGTGAATGCGGGCGGGGACCTTCGCTCGAACCACCCCGAGGCGGACGTCGACATCGAGGACCCCTGGGGCACGATCGTCGCGAGGGTTCCGTTGGGATGTAGAGGGCTCGCCACGAGTTCGGTCACCCGCCGCAGATGGAAGGTCGCCGGTCGCCCTGCCCATCATCTGATCGACCCGCGCACCGGCGCTCCTGCCCATACGCCCATGCTCGGCGCGACCGTCGTCTGTGACAGCGCGACCTTGGCGGAGGCCGGAGCCAAGGCTGTCCTGCTCTACGGAGAACACGGTCTTGCCTGGGCCGACGATCAAGACTGGATCGACGGTGCGCTCGCCATCTGGAACGACGGTTCCGTGTATGCGACAGGAAGCCTGGAAGTGATGGCGGCATGAATCTCGCCTGGATCACCGTGCGAGGATCGGGTCTCGTCGCATTCGCGCTGCTCGCAGCGGCCACACTTTGGGGTCTGGTGATCTCCTCGAGGATGTTGACGCGTGCCGTCTCAACCAGGAGCACCACGTATGTACACGAAGCGTTGTCGATCGCCGGCCTGCTTGCCACCGTCATCCACGTGGTCGCGCTGCTGACGGACGACTATGTCGATTTCAGTCTTCGAGACGTGCTCGTACCGGGCGCGTCGACCTGGGAGCCGGTGGCGGTCGCTCTGGGAATCGTCGCCCTGTACGGCATGGTGCTGACCAGTTTCACCTTCTACGTCCGCCGGCGGATCGGGCAGAAGGTCTGGAAGGGCATCCACTACCTGACCTACGGGGTGTTCTCCGCCGCACTGATCCACAGCATCGAGGCGGGAACGGACAGTCACGGCATCTTCGCCGTCGCGTTGTACGGGGGCACGACCCTGGTCATCGCCATATTCACGATCCTGCGGGTGCTCAACTACGAAACACAACCGCGTACCCATTGAACCCAGGGCTCAGGGGGGTCGTGGCGACCCCCCTGAGCCCTGGGTTCAATGAATGGGGGGTCTACTCCTCGAGCATCGGGATACGAACCCCCCGCTCCCTGGCAACTTCGATCGCCCGCTCGTAGCCCGCGTCCGCGTGGCGCATCACCCCGGTTCCCGGGTCGTTGGTGAGCATCAGCTCCAGCCGGCGGGCCGCATCGTCCGTGCCGTCCGCGACGACCTGGGCACCGGCGTGGATCGCCTTGCCGATCCCGACGCCGCCACCATGGTGCACCGCGACCCAGGCCGCCCCCGAACAGGTGTTCAGCAGGGCGTTGAGGATCGGCCAATCGGCGATCGCATCGGAACCGTCGAGCATCGCCTCGGTTTCCCGATACGGGGAGGCCACGGAGCCGGAGTCCAGATGGTCACGACCGATCACGATCGGGGCCTTCACCTTCCCCGACCGCACCAACTCGTTGAACGCCAGACCCGCTTTCGCCCGCTCGCCGTAGCCAAGCCAGCAGATTCGGGCGGGAAGCCCCTGGAAATGCACCTTCTCCTTGGCGAGCCGGAGCCAGCGTTGGAGCCCCTGATTCTCCGGGAACAGATCTGCGATCACCTTGTCGGTCTCGGCGATGTCGGCAGGGTCACCGGAAAGGGCAACCCAACGGAACGGGCCCATACCCTCGCACATGAGCGGCCGCAGGTAGGCGGGCATGAAACCCGGATACGAAAACGCCTGCTCGAACCCGCCGTTCTTGGCCTCGCCACGCAGGTTGTTGCCGTAATCGAACACCTCGGCACCCGTATCGATGAAGCCGACCATCGCCGCGCAATGCCGGGCCATGGAGGCGCGGGCCAGGGCGATGTAGCGCTCCGGATCGCTCTTGCGAAGCTCTGCAGCGGCCCCGACGTCGTAGCCGCTCGGCACGTACCCGTTGAGCGGATCGTGGGCAGATGTCTGGTCGGTGACGATGTCTATGCCGATTCCGCGGTCGAGGAGCTCTGGAAACATGTCGGCCGCGTTCCCCTGCACACCGATCGACAGCGCCTCACCGCGTGACTTCGCCTGCAGCGCCGTTCGGACCGCCTCGTCCAGACTCGGGGCGACCACATCGAGGTAGCCGGTATCGATACGCCGCTGGATATGGGCAGGGTCCACCTCGACGACGAGGGCGACTCCCCCGTTCATCGTGAGCGCCAACGGCTGGGCTCCACCCATCCCACCGAGACCTGCGGTCAACGTCAGCGTTCCCTTCAGTGTCCCGCCGAAGCGCTGCTCGCCGATGGCGAGGAAGGTCTGATAGGTGCCTTGCAGGATGCCCTGTGTCCCGATGTAGATCCAGGATCCTGCCGTCATCTGTCCGTACATGATCAGACCCTTGGCCTCGAGATCCCAGAACTGCTCCCACGTGGCCCAGTCGGGCACGAGGAGACTGTTGGCGATGAGTACCCGGGGAGCCATCTCGTGGGTTCGGAACACGCCGACCGGCTTGCCGGACTGGATCAGCAGCGTCTCGTCGTTCTCGAGGTCATGGAGACTCTTCACGATCGCATCGAAGGCCTCCCAGCTCCGTGCCGCCTTGCCTCGTCCCCCGTAGACGATGAGTTCGTCGGGATTCTCGGCGACCTCGGGATCGAGGTTGTTCATCAGACAGCGGAGTGCGGCTTCCTGCAACCAGCCCTTCGTGTTGAGCGTGGTGCCCCGAGGGGCATGGATTTCTCTGCTCATGATGTCCTCCTCCACAAAGCGTACCGCCAACCGTCCATCGTCCGCCCGGCAGTGGTAGCTTCCAGGGCATGCCAGACATCTCCGTGATCCAGACCGCTGCAGATCAGTACACGGTGCAGGTCGGCGATGAGAAGAGCTCGACCGTGCACAGTGTGCGAGTGAAGGAGGCGGACGTTCAGCGGCTCGCCCCCGACGCCGATGCCGTCCGCCTGATCGAAGAGTCGTTCCGGTTCCTGTT
This window harbors:
- a CDS encoding imidazolonepropionase produces the protein MDFVLRNIGELTTNDLGPPAAGRVVPDAAVVVSDGVVTWAGPDDALPSEVDALHRIDVGGRAVIPGFVDAHTHCVFAGDRADEFGRRLRGESYEAILEAGGGICSTVEATRVADMEELVASATRRLDRMLAMGTTTAEIKSGYGLDTPTERKMLEVITKLAHTHAIDVVPTFLGAHVVPAEYREDREAYVRLIEDEMLPACAPFARYCDVFCDSAAFTLEEARRILEAGRRFGLQPRMHVEQLAHTGGAALAAELGAVSADHLDHVSPGDVEALRRAGTVAVLLPAVALAMRTPRPPGRMLWDSGVPVAIATDCNPGTAYVESMPLVVVLAVLEMGLTPEEALWSATRGGALAIEETGKGWIGEGAVADMIVLDAPRAVHLVYRPGTDLVGAVLKDGDFVVDTLNLSR
- the hutU gene encoding urocanate hydratase, producing the protein MSREIHAPRGTTLNTKGWLQEAALRCLMNNLDPEVAENPDELIVYGGRGKAARSWEAFDAIVKSLHDLENDETLLIQSGKPVGVFRTHEMAPRVLIANSLLVPDWATWEQFWDLEAKGLIMYGQMTAGSWIYIGTQGILQGTYQTFLAIGEQRFGGTLKGTLTLTAGLGGMGGAQPLALTMNGGVALVVEVDPAHIQRRIDTGYLDVVAPSLDEAVRTALQAKSRGEALSIGVQGNAADMFPELLDRGIGIDIVTDQTSAHDPLNGYVPSGYDVGAAAELRKSDPERYIALARASMARHCAAMVGFIDTGAEVFDYGNNLRGEAKNGGFEQAFSYPGFMPAYLRPLMCEGMGPFRWVALSGDPADIAETDKVIADLFPENQGLQRWLRLAKEKVHFQGLPARICWLGYGERAKAGLAFNELVRSGKVKAPIVIGRDHLDSGSVASPYRETEAMLDGSDAIADWPILNALLNTCSGAAWVAVHHGGGVGIGKAIHAGAQVVADGTDDAARRLELMLTNDPGTGVMRHADAGYERAIEVARERGVRIPMLEE
- a CDS encoding CoA-binding protein, with translation MTTLRNAADDFLAQRRIAVAGVSRTPEGGHSGNGIYRRLRDRGYEVFAVNPNADQVEGDPCYHSLASIPGGVDAVVVATTPQAAEDVVRDCAELGITRVWLHRSLGKGSVSEAAVEYGRRHGVPVIAGGCPLMFPPAADPAHRIMRSVLSLTGAVPRKVQDIEQ
- a CDS encoding glycerophosphodiester phosphodiesterase, which codes for MTHPFFSVRPTAFSHRGGRLLWPENTVFAFQQSYDLGYRYFETDLHLTKDGVVVLLHDDYLDRTTDGTGDVWDYTFEELESLDAAFRFGADREWPYRGQGITIPALEEIVTTFPDIRLTLELKQGGLEGPLVALLERLDLWDRVIVGGFDDRWVRSVRKASGGRVLTSSAVWETRAFWVASRAGVGLRSPAAALQVPVRYGSLTIVDDKFVGAAHRANKHVHVWTVNEADEMHRLLDLGVDGLMTDRPDVLKAVHEERGVALA
- a CDS encoding FAD-binding oxidoreductase encodes the protein MAYDIVIVGGSAMGAATAYYLLSREPSMSVAVIEKDPTYRYASTVLSDGNIRIQFNLEENIRISQYGMEVFETFADDMEVDGVRPEISMRKQGNLFLVDAETRSAAEQGIGLQQDLGCAVEWLTADQIADAYPPFVGPQIIGGTLGRLDGSVDPNAVLQGYRKKSISLGADFMTGEVTSLNGDGNRIQGVTLASGDAIAAGVVVNATGAWARDLLSTIGIDLPVIPVMRHVHVVESPILSTGLPSAFLPSGLYLIPEHGGTWLMAWSQPDDPVGFDFSVHQHRFYDIIWPHLVEQLPAFDRLHVVGGWAGLYAVNTLDGNAILGEWPEMRGLYLANGFSGHGFQQCPAVGRYLSELILGQEPSLDLSRLGPQRILEASPLFEHAGRII
- a CDS encoding FAD:protein FMN transferase, with protein sequence MQSVSFDAMGTKVTVVLPSDASVTETRRLFDQVEQVCSRFLKHSELGRLNDSSTSTVEVSPLLADIFTVAQDLRSRTDRLVDPAVGGLVSAWGYDRTFPKVVDLADPPSDVEPNFWWHIDGSTLWKAPGVRFDLGGIAKGWTADVAVERGLATIVNAGGDLRSNHPEADVDIEDPWGTIVARVPLGCRGLATSSVTRRRWKVAGRPAHHLIDPRTGAPAHTPMLGATVVCDSATLAEAGAKAVLLYGEHGLAWADDQDWIDGALAIWNDGSVYATGSLEVMAA